The Candidatus Limnocylindrales bacterium genome includes the window ACAGGACCCAGGAAGAATTCTTCCATACCTTCAACGCCCTCCATAATGCACGGAAACAAATTGTTATTACCAGTGATTGTCCGCCGAAACAGATTCCAACTCTGGAGGAGCGGTTGAGATCCCGATTTGAATGGGGGCTCATTGCGGACATTCAACCTCCAGACCTGGAAACCAAGATCGCCATTCTCCAGAAAAAAGCGGAAGAAAGAAAAGTTCATCTTCCAGATGAAGTAGCTTTATTCATAGCCAGCAAAGTGAAATCCAACATTCGGGAATTGGAGGGCTGTTTGACTAAAGTAGCTGCCTCTGCCGCCTTTAAAGGATGTAGCATCAACCTGGAACTGGCCCAAGAAGTCCTTCAGGATTTATTCGATACGAAGGTAAAACCTATTACCGTTGACCTTGTCCAGAAGGTCGTAGCCAATTATTACCAAATTCCTCAACAGGAGTTGAAAGCCCAGACCCGGGTCAAAAATATTGCATTTCCCAGACAGGTAGCCATGTATCTGTGTCGCGAATTAACCCAGTTATCCCTGCCCGAGATTGGAAGAAGTTTCGGTGGTAAAGACCATACGACGATTCTTCACGCCTGCCGTAAAATAGAGCAAGAGATGAGCAAAAATCCGGAACTGAGGGGATTGATTAATAAACTTAAAAACTTGATTCAGTCTTAACCCATAATTCATAGTCTGCTTTAACATCCTGGGGACGAAGCTTTGGTTTTGTAGATAAGATCAGGATATGGTGGTTAGCTAACCGATGAAGACTTCGTCCCCTGAAATTAGCATAAGCAGGAATTATGAAGGTTTTATGACAAAAAGTTTAGGTTTTTGTGAAGACCGCTGAAAACCCAGGTTGATCCCTGTTGAGAAACGGCTTTTTTGCTTGACAAATTTCAAGTAAAAATGTTAACTGATATTAAAGTAAAGAAAAATTTGTCCTTGCGGCTACTTGTCTGTTATGCTTAAAGGGGATCCTTTTTCTGCTTTTCAATCCACCTGGAGGGGGGCGTAAATTATGTTATTCGATTACGTAAACGTTTTGGTTTTCATGACCGTAGGAGTTCTCTTTCTGGTAGGGAGTTTGCTTGCAGCTCGCCTGGCATCCAGACTGCTCCATTCCAGGACCCTGAATCCGGATAAGTTAACCAATTATGAATGTGGGGAACGCCCGATTGGAGGAACGGCGATTCAGTTTAATATACGATTTTATGTAATAGCCCTGATTTTTGTCATTTTTGAAGTGGAAGTGGTTTTCCTCTATCCCTGGGCCGTAGTATTTAAAGACTTAGGATTTTTTGCCTTTGTAGAGATGTCGGTATTTATCTTCATTCTTCTCTTGGGACTGGCCTATGTTTGGTGTAAAGGAGACCTTGAATGGGTTAAACCCTCTGAAATCTCTCTGGCTCGAGAAAGAAGCTCTCAAGAGCATGGTGAGACACTTCATAGATGAGTCCTCGCAGGGAGGTGTTTTAGAATGAAATTACTGGAAAGCACCTTTCGGGATAATATCCTGATAACTCGCGTAGATTATTTTCTTAATTGGGCAAGGTTGTCTTCTCTATGGCCCATGCTCTTTGGGTTGGCCTGTTGTGCCATTGAAATGATGGCGACGGGAGCGGCTCGATATGATCTGGATAGATTTGGAGCAGGGGTTTTCCGTGGCACTCCCCGACAATCGGACCTTATGATTGTTGCCGGAACGGTTACCATTAAAATGTCCTCCAGACTTAAGCTACTCTATGAGCAAATGCCAGAGCCCAAGTATGTGATATCCATGGGAAGTTGTGCCACCAGCGGAGGTCCTTACTGGCAACACGGTTATCATGTCTTAAAGGGAGTTGACCTGGTGGTACCTGTGGACGTCTATGTCCCCGGCTGTCCGCCTCGTCCGGAGTCTTTAATAGAAGGGGTTTTAAAACTTCAAGAAAAGATCCGAAATGAAAGGTTGTTGGCCCGTGGGATTTCATCGGTTATGTCTTCTTAAAAGTCAGGGGAGGGAGGAAGGTTATCCAGAGGCAGGACCGACGCCTTTGGAGTCGTGAATGGTAGTTCGAGTTTACGCCCTTTACGGATAAATTTAGAAAAGTCCAGGAACTGCTGAGTAAGGAGATGGGTATCCAGGAGATTTTGGAAAAGCTAAAGGCCAGGTTTGAGGGGGTTTCTTTTGAGTTGGTAGATACGAAGGTAGACCCCTTTATCAAGGTTCCTGCTAAAAACATCGCAGAGGTCGCCGCCTTCCTTAAAGACGATGAAGCTCTCGCCTTCGACTCTCTCATGTGTTTGAGTGGGGTTGATTACCTCCATACCCTCGCGGTGGTTTACCACCTCTTTTCCTTCAAGCATGGTCATAAATTAGTCCTAAAGGTGGAAACCCCCCGGGATAATCCTTCCGTACCCACAGTAGAAAATGTCTGGAAAACGGCCAATTGGCATGAACGGGAAGCCTTTGATATGTTCGGAATTCATTTTGAGAACCATAGTGATCTGAGAAGGATCCTCTGCCCGGATGATTGGGAAGGTTATCCACTTCGTAAAGATTATAAAACCCAAGAGTTCTATCACGGTATTCGGGTGGAAGTTGCCGAGCCTCCAGATCCTCTCTACGAAGTTAAACAGAAGCCCAAGGCAGACAAAGCAGTAAAACCTGCCGGAGCTGCGGCTGCCAAAACTGCCAAACCGGATCCCAAGGCCACAACCGAGAAAAAAGCTGAGTAGTTCCTGGTTCATCGCCCGTTGTTTGAAGAGGTTTATCCCCTACAACGGGCAACAGATAACAAACTAAAGCTATGTTAGAAACAGCGGATCTTCTTAAAGAAGGGATCAAGGGAGAACTCAAAAGTGATGAGATGCTCCTTAACATGGGGCCTCAGCATCCCAGTACCCATGGAGTTCTACGGTTGGTCCTGAGGACCGATGGGGAAGTTGTTAAAGAGGCAATTCCCCATATCGGTTATCTGCATCGGTGTTTTGAGAAACATGCGGAAAACGTAACCTACCCCCAGGTTATTCCCTACACCGACCGGATGGATTATGTGGGTTCCATGAACAACGCGTTGGGTTATGTGATCGCCGTTGAAAAGTTAATGGGAATCAAAGTGCCGGAGCGGGCGGAATATATCCGGGTCATTGTGGCAGAACTGAATCGAATTGCCAGTCATTTGCTGGCTTTTGGGACCTATGGTCTGGATATAGGGGCTTTTACCCCTTTTATGCATGCCTTCCGGGATCGGGAAAAAATTTTGGATCTTTTCGAGGAAGCTTCCGGGGCACGCCTTCTCTATAATTATCCCCGAATCGGCGGGGTTGCTAAGGATGTCCCACCGGGTTGGCTTGAAAAAACCCGGGCGTTTATCGATTACTTTGAACCTAAAATTAAAGAGTACAATGACCTTTTAACCTTCAATAAAATTTTCATTGAACGGACGGCTAATGTAGGAGTCCTGCCCCTGGATTTGGCTATCAGTTATGGGGTTACCGGTCCTAATCTTCGAGGCTCCGGCATGAAGTGGGATCTGCGAAG containing:
- a CDS encoding NADH-quinone oxidoreductase subunit D, whose protein sequence is MLETADLLKEGIKGELKSDEMLLNMGPQHPSTHGVLRLVLRTDGEVVKEAIPHIGYLHRCFEKHAENVTYPQVIPYTDRMDYVGSMNNALGYVIAVEKLMGIKVPERAEYIRVIVAELNRIASHLLAFGTYGLDIGAFTPFMHAFRDREKILDLFEEASGARLLYNYPRIGGVAKDVPPGWLEKTRAFIDYFEPKIKEYNDLLTFNKIFIERTANVGVLPLDLAISYGVTGPNLRGSGMKWDLRRNDPYSIYDRFEFDIPVGTGEMGTVGDCWDRYWVRIREMGESIKIIRQALDQIPPGEVMAPEGLKAIKPPKGEVYVRTETPRGELGYYLISDGSQQPYRLKVRSPCFTAMSVFHEIARGGMIADMVAIVGSLDIVLGEIDR
- the nuoB gene encoding NADH-quinone oxidoreductase subunit NuoB, with protein sequence MKLLESTFRDNILITRVDYFLNWARLSSLWPMLFGLACCAIEMMATGAARYDLDRFGAGVFRGTPRQSDLMIVAGTVTIKMSSRLKLLYEQMPEPKYVISMGSCATSGGPYWQHGYHVLKGVDLVVPVDVYVPGCPPRPESLIEGVLKLQEKIRNERLLARGISSVMSS
- a CDS encoding NADH-quinone oxidoreductase subunit C encodes the protein MEKLKARFEGVSFELVDTKVDPFIKVPAKNIAEVAAFLKDDEALAFDSLMCLSGVDYLHTLAVVYHLFSFKHGHKLVLKVETPRDNPSVPTVENVWKTANWHEREAFDMFGIHFENHSDLRRILCPDDWEGYPLRKDYKTQEFYHGIRVEVAEPPDPLYEVKQKPKADKAVKPAGAAAAKTAKPDPKATTEKKAE
- a CDS encoding NADH-quinone oxidoreductase subunit A; this translates as MLFDYVNVLVFMTVGVLFLVGSLLAARLASRLLHSRTLNPDKLTNYECGERPIGGTAIQFNIRFYVIALIFVIFEVEVVFLYPWAVVFKDLGFFAFVEMSVFIFILLLGLAYVWCKGDLEWVKPSEISLARERSSQEHGETLHR